The following proteins are encoded in a genomic region of Brachypodium distachyon strain Bd21 chromosome 1, Brachypodium_distachyon_v3.0, whole genome shotgun sequence:
- the LOC100835990 gene encoding amino acid permease 8 encodes MARADLEAGGLAVAALPHRSPHRRISGGGDDAAFDDDGKPKRTGTVWTAGAHIITAVIGSGVLSLPWSTAQLGWVAGPVTLFLFAVITYYTSVLLTDCYRSDNPVTGKRNYTYMEAVESYLGGWQVWFCGLCQYVNLVGTAIGYTITASISAAAVYKSNCFHKNGHSADCGVFTTMYMVVFGVSQIFFSQLPNLHEMAWLSILAAVMSFSYATIGVGLSLAQTISGPTGKTTLGGTVVGVDVVDSSQKVWLTLQALGNIAFAYSYSMVLIEIQDTVKAPPAENKTMRKANLLGVSTTTAFYMLCGCLGYSAFGNAAPGNMLTGFGFYEPFWLIDFANVCIVVHLVGAYQVYCQPIYAAVENWAAARWPRSGFVLREYPVLANGKFSVNMFRLVWRTAFVVVSTVLAISLPFFNDILGLLGALGFWPLTVYFPVEMYIRQSKVERFSRKWLLLQSISVLCFVVSAAATVASIEGITLSLKNYVPFKTKL; translated from the exons ATGGCGCGGGCAGACCTCGAGGCCGGGGGactggcggtggcggcgctgccgcACCGCTCTCCTCACCGGCggatcagcggcggcggcgacgacgccgccttcgacgacgacggcaagCCCAAGAGAACag GGACGGTTTGGACGGCGGGGGCGCACATCATAACGGCGGTCATCGGCTCCGGCGTGCTGTCGCTGCCCTGGTCGACGGCGCAGCTGGGCTGGGTGGCCGGGCCGGTGACGCTCTTCCTCTTCGCCGTCATCACCTACTACACCTCCGTGCTCCTCACCGACTGCTACCGCAGCGACAACCCCGTCACCGGCAAGAGGAACTACACCTACATGGAGGCCGTCGAGTCCTACCTAG GTGGCTGGCAAGTGTGGTTTTGCGGACTCTGCCAGTATGTCAATCTTGTTGGAACCGCAATCGGGTACACCATTACAGCGTCGATCAGTGCCGC AGCTGTGTACAAGTCCAATTGCTTCCACAAGAACGGCCACTCCGCCGACTGCGGCGTCTTCACCACCATGTACATGGTCGTCTTCGGTGTCTCccagatcttcttctcccagcTCCCCAACCTCCACGAGATGGCCTGGCTGTCCATCCTCGCAGCCGTCATGTCCTTCTCCTACGCCACCATCGGCGTTGGCCTCTCCCTGGCACAAACCATATCAG GTCCAACTGGCAAGACGACCTTGGGTGGCACTGTAGTTGGGGTGGACGTTGTCGATTCGTCCCAGAAGGTATGGCTGACGTTGCAGGCTCTTGGCAACATCGCGTTCGCCTACTCATACTCCATGGTCCTCATAGAAATCCAG GACACGGTGAAGGCGCCCCCGGCCGAGAACAAGACGATGAGGAAGGCGAACCTGCTGGGCGTGTCCACCACCACGGCATTCTACATGCTCTGCGGCTGCCTCGGCTACTCGGCCTTCGGCAACGCGGCGCCGGGGAACATGCTCACGGGGTTCGGCTTCTACGAGCCCTTCTGGCTCATCGACTTCGCCAACGTCTGCATCGTGGTGCACCTCGTGGGCGCCTACCAGGTCTACTGCCAGCCCATCTACGCGGCCGTCGAGAACTGGGCCGCGGCCCGCTGGCCGCGCTCCGGCTTCGTCCTCCGCGAGTACCCGGTCCTGGCTAACGGCAAGTTCAGCGTCAACATGTTCAGGCTGGTGTGGAGGACGGCGTTCGTGGTCGTGAGCACGGTGCTTGCGATCTCGCTGCCCTTCTTCAACGACATTCTGGGGCTCCTCGGCGCGCTCGGGTTCTGGCCGCTCACCGTCTACTTCCCCGTGGAGATGTACATCCGGCAGAGCAAGGTGGAGAGGTTCTCCAGGAAGTGGCTCCTGCTGCAGAGCATCAGCGTGCTGTGCTTCGtggtgtcggcggcggcgaccgtcGCGTCCATAGAGGGGATCACCCTGTCGCTCAAGAACTATGTGCCGTTCAAGACAAAGCTGTGA